In Desulfofustis limnaeus, the genomic stretch GACAACCGCATGCAGACGATCACACTCCTTGATGCGCAGGTGGGCGATATTGCTGATCTCGGTCTCGCCCTCGGCAAAGGCTGCCACAACCGCCAAGGTCGGCACCACATCCGGCATGTTGCCCATATCCACCGAGACCCCCTCCAGCCCGCCACTACGTTCAAGGGTGATACCGTTTCCGGTCTGGGTAACGGTGCACCCCATACGCCCCAGTAACGGGACCAGCATGATATCGCCCTGAATGGATAGTACCGGCACGTTGGTCACGGTGACCCGTCCCCCGGCGATGGCGGCAGCCGCCCAGAAATATGATGCGTTCGAGGCATCGCCCTCGATCCGGTAATCCCGAGCCCGGTATACCCCTTGCGGCACCCGGAAGAAGGAGAAATCGGGAGCCACTTCGACGGCAATACCGAAATCGGCCATGACGCTCAGCGTCATGGCCACATACGGTTTGGACAGGATCTCGCCCTGCACTTCCAGTTCCGCCTGCTCCCTGGCAAACGGGGCAACCAGCAGCAGCGAGGACAGATACTGGCTGCTCCTTCCCTCGGGCAGCACCGTCCGGCCCCCGCTCAAGCCGTTAGCCTGAAGGCGCAAAGGCGGACAGCCGTTGCCCTGCATGGATTCGACGGCCACCCCCCAGCCGCGCAGCGCCTCCAGCAACGGCGCGATGGGTCGTTGGCGCATGCGCTCATCACCGTCGATGATACATTCACCCTGCGCCAACGCCGCCACCGAGGTAAGGAACCGGGTGGCGGTACCGTTGTTGCCGAGGAACACCGGCTGCCCGGGGGCACAGATCGCACCGCCGGTGCCGTCAATCGTCCAGCGATCCGGCTCCGTCGTCAGCGAAACACCCATGGCACGCAAGGCTGCTGACGAGTAATCGGTATCCTCGCTGACTAGCGGCTCGATAAGGGTCGATCGGCCCGCTGCCAGCGCCGCGGCAATCAACGCTCGCTGGGTGATCGATTTGGAACCGGGAACAGAGACGGTGGCGGCCAGTTCGGACACCGGTTGAATCTCAATCATCGTCAACTCCTGTGTTTCTTTCTCGTGAACTGTATTCCGGCACGGCCACCTGCAGACCAGGCCGATAGGTGCCGCTGAACACCGGCTTCATGGGACGCCGGTGGCACTCTGTTGGAGCAACGCCTGCCGCATCACCGCCAGTGGCGCGTCGCGCCCGGTCCACAGCTCAAACTGTGCCACGCCCTGATAGAGCAACATCTGCAGGCCATCGATGCAGCAACAACCGGCGGCTGCCGCCTCCCTGAGCAACCTGGTCTGCAACGGAGCGTAAACGGCATCCATGACCACCTGAAAGGCCGGCAGTACCGCCGGATCAACAGGTATCGCCGTCACGTTCGGCGTCATACCGACCGAGGTGGCGTTGATCAGGATGTCCGCCTGCCGCTGTCCCGTCTCTTCCAGCGGGAACCATGCACAATCGAGCAAGCGGGCCAAGGCCCGGCCTTTTTCTTCACTCCTGCTGTGAATGATCACGTCGGCACCGGCCTCGATCAGGCCGAAGGCAACGGCTTTGGCAGCACCTCCGGCACCGAGAATGGCGGCCCTGCTTCCGGCCAACGGGATCTCCTCCGCCAGGGCCCGATTCGAACCCAACCAATCCGTATTACACCCGTAGATCCGGCGATCGGTTTCGGAGACGCGGACCTGGATGGTATTGACCGCGCCGATCCTGGCAGCCAGCGGATCTATCTCGTCCACCAGATCGAGGACCGCCTCCTTGAACGGGATGGTAACACTGGCTCCAGCCACACCGAGGTGGCGCAACGCGGCAACAGCGGCGGCCAAGTCGTCAGCCGGCAGGGGGATATAGACCCGATCTTCATGGAGGGCCGAAAATGCGGCATTGTGCATAACCGGGCTCAAGGAGTGACGCACCGGGTTGCCGATGATCCCATACACGAGGGTCTGGCCTGTGATTTTCATCGATTCACCTGAACAAACCACCTGATGAACGAACCGTCACATAAAAACCCTTGATACCTTGCCAATTCGTTCAATGCTATCGTTGCGCAATCACACGTTATCACTGGAATATCTTATAGACGCCTGCGGTAAAATGTTCGTGCGCGCCTCGAGCTTGAACGAACTTCCTAATCTTTCAAGCTCCCTTAAGAAGGGCGAAGGCTATTCCATCGGGTTACCGGACCATACGTCAACAGGCTGGGAATAACGATGGCGACGCCGTCAAGTGGTGTGCCGATCACTCTTTTTGTCCGCCATCATTTTCCCTGCCAACCAGCCGAGCAGGGAGACCACCGCCAGATCGTCGACGATGCCCAGCCCGAGAAACCAGTCGGGCAGCAGATCGTAAGGCGATAGCAGATAGAGAAGCCCGGCTGCCAGCATAATCCGCACCCGCAACGGGGTTGTCGGCTCGATCATCAACCTGAGATAGCCGACGACCGGTTGAAAGAACTGTCGCAGCCGCTGCGCCACCGGTGTTCCCCGCTTCATGATCTCCTAGACCTCCAGGGCACCAATCAGTTCCCGGATGGACTGCAGGTCATGGTCCTGCACATAGGCGCCGATGCCTTCCACCACTTCCTCGCTGATCCTTGGATTGATGAAATTGGCGGTACCTATCTGCACTGCGGTAGCCCCGGCCAAGATAAACTCCAAAGCATCCTCGGCACTGTCGATACCACCGATACCGATCACCGGGATAGCCACCGCCCCGGCCACTTGATAGACCATACGCAAGGCCACCGGTTTGATGGCCGGCCCGGACAGGCCACCGATGACATTGGCCAGGACCGGTCGGCGACGTTTCAGATCGATGGCCATGCCGATCAAGGTATTGATCAGCGAAACCGAATCGGCTCCGCCGTCCTCGACAGCCCGGGCCATGGCAACGATGTCGGAGACGTTGGGCGACAACTTGACCATCACCGGAACGGCCGCCACCTCCTTCACCGCTTCGGTTACCTTACGGGCCATCTGCGGATCGGTTCCAAAGGCGACACCGCCCCGCTTCACATTGGGGCAGGAAATGTTGACTTCAAGAGCGGCGATACCTTCGATCAACGCCAACCGCTCGGTGATCTCCCGATATTCTTCGACGGTGTCACCCAGGATGTTGACGATGACCGGCACGGCAAGATTGCGCAGATACGGCATCTTTTCGCTGATGAACCGTTCCACCCCGACATTTTGCAGGCCGATGGCGTTGAGCATGCCACAGGGCGTTTCAACGATGCGCTGAGGAGGGTTGCCCCGCCGCGGATGCAGGGAGATACCCTTGACGATAACCGCACCAAGCCGATGCAGATTGACCAGGCTCTCGAATTCACGGGCATAACCGAAGGTCCCGGAAGCGGTCATGACCGGATTCTGCAAGACCAGGGAGCCGATATTGACGCGCAGATCAGGGTACTGCTTTGGATCATTCACATATTCCATGCCAGATCCTCCGCGTTGAAAACCGGCCCATCGATGCAGACGTGCAGATAGCCGCCGCCGCTGGCATCGACATTGCAGCCGAGACAGGCGCCCATGCCGCACGCCATGACGCTCTCGATGGAGACCTGGCAGGCCACTCCACGATCGGCACAGAACCGGGCCACCTGGGCCAACATCGGCTCAGGACCGCAGGCATAAACGACGCCGGAGGGATCGATCCGCTCGCCGTCCAGCAGATCGGTCACCAATCCGGGGCGGCCGTATGAACCGTCGTCGGTGACCACCTGCAGCGGCAGGCCGAACTGCTGGAAATCAGGGACCAGCGGTGCCACATCATCTCTGCTTCTGCCGCCGAGCAATATCTGGTCCCGGCTGAGATCCCGACCGGTCTGGCAGATTCGTTGGGCGAGAAACAACAACGGAGCGATCCCCAAACCGCCACCGACGAGATAGGCCGGTCGCTCGG encodes the following:
- the aroA gene encoding 3-phosphoshikimate 1-carboxyvinyltransferase translates to MIEIQPVSELAATVSVPGSKSITQRALIAAALAAGRSTLIEPLVSEDTDYSSAALRAMGVSLTTEPDRWTIDGTGGAICAPGQPVFLGNNGTATRFLTSVAALAQGECIIDGDERMRQRPIAPLLEALRGWGVAVESMQGNGCPPLRLQANGLSGGRTVLPEGRSSQYLSSLLLVAPFAREQAELEVQGEILSKPYVAMTLSVMADFGIAVEVAPDFSFFRVPQGVYRARDYRIEGDASNASYFWAAAAIAGGRVTVTNVPVLSIQGDIMLVPLLGRMGCTVTQTGNGITLERSGGLEGVSVDMGNMPDVVPTLAVVAAFAEGETEISNIAHLRIKECDRLHAVVTELGKIGVRVDEYPDKMVVHGRGGRGLRGAEIETYNDHRMAMSMALAGLRVPGVRITGETCVKKSFPDFWQRFALLH
- a CDS encoding shikimate dehydrogenase; its protein translation is MKITGQTLVYGIIGNPVRHSLSPVMHNAAFSALHEDRVYIPLPADDLAAAVAALRHLGVAGASVTIPFKEAVLDLVDEIDPLAARIGAVNTIQVRVSETDRRIYGCNTDWLGSNRALAEEIPLAGSRAAILGAGGAAKAVAFGLIEAGADVIIHSRSEEKGRALARLLDCAWFPLEETGQRQADILINATSVGMTPNVTAIPVDPAVLPAFQVVMDAVYAPLQTRLLREAAAAGCCCIDGLQMLLYQGVAQFELWTGRDAPLAVMRQALLQQSATGVP
- a CDS encoding YkvA family protein — protein: MKRGTPVAQRLRQFFQPVVGYLRLMIEPTTPLRVRIMLAAGLLYLLSPYDLLPDWFLGLGIVDDLAVVSLLGWLAGKMMADKKSDRHTT
- a CDS encoding dihydroorotate dehydrogenase, translated to MEYVNDPKQYPDLRVNIGSLVLQNPVMTASGTFGYAREFESLVNLHRLGAVIVKGISLHPRRGNPPQRIVETPCGMLNAIGLQNVGVERFISEKMPYLRNLAVPVIVNILGDTVEEYREITERLALIEGIAALEVNISCPNVKRGGVAFGTDPQMARKVTEAVKEVAAVPVMVKLSPNVSDIVAMARAVEDGGADSVSLINTLIGMAIDLKRRRPVLANVIGGLSGPAIKPVALRMVYQVAGAVAIPVIGIGGIDSAEDALEFILAGATAVQIGTANFINPRISEEVVEGIGAYVQDHDLQSIRELIGALEV
- a CDS encoding dihydroorotate dehydrogenase electron transfer subunit, which encodes MAQHQEKARIIRFEQLSPETVRLTLAAPQIAADARPGHFVMIRAGLGKDPLLRRPFSIHQAISNGQIQIYFRVVGRGTELLAKTKVGETLDVFGPLGRGYRIEAERPAYLVGGGLGIAPLLFLAQRICQTGRDLSRDQILLGGRSRDDVAPLVPDFQQFGLPLQVVTDDGSYGRPGLVTDLLDGERIDPSGVVYACGPEPMLAQVARFCADRGVACQVSIESVMACGMGACLGCNVDASGGGYLHVCIDGPVFNAEDLAWNM